The following are from one region of the Hydrogenophaga sp. BPS33 genome:
- a CDS encoding Bug family tripartite tricarboxylate transporter substrate binding protein, translating to MNSKARTLSGLTCAVLSGAALLATVPVAAQAQNYPNRPITLLVGYVPGGPVDAAARIIQAPLQKRLGQPVVIENRGGASGALAAAAVAKAQPDGYTLFFAASATQTIAPHVQKSMPYDPLKDYTPVGLVLNAPNVLMVGTSLPIKSMQELTAYAKAHPDKTTFGSAGPGASNHLAGELLKKTTGAPMLHVPYKGNAAAMTDVMAGTLTFMFDAISTGAAAAAGKRVVPVAVTSAKRHPLLPNVPTMAEAGIANFVVGSFYALEGPPGLPANIVQTLNTALRDVLADPDVQKRMVDAGYEVTPSSADELAAKVKAEHARWGEVAKGLTFE from the coding sequence ATGAATTCAAAAGCCCGCACCTTGTCGGGACTCACCTGCGCCGTCCTCTCGGGCGCCGCCCTGCTGGCCACCGTACCCGTCGCAGCCCAGGCGCAGAACTACCCCAACCGCCCGATCACCCTGCTCGTGGGCTACGTGCCCGGCGGCCCGGTGGACGCGGCCGCGCGCATCATCCAGGCACCGTTGCAAAAGCGCCTGGGCCAACCGGTGGTGATCGAGAACCGCGGCGGCGCCTCGGGCGCCTTGGCCGCGGCAGCCGTGGCCAAGGCACAGCCCGATGGCTACACCCTCTTCTTCGCCGCCAGCGCCACGCAGACCATCGCGCCGCACGTGCAGAAGTCCATGCCCTACGACCCGCTCAAGGACTACACGCCGGTGGGCCTGGTGCTCAATGCACCCAACGTCCTGATGGTGGGCACCAGCCTGCCGATCAAGTCGATGCAGGAGCTCACCGCCTACGCCAAGGCCCACCCCGACAAGACCACCTTCGGATCGGCCGGCCCCGGTGCTTCGAACCACCTGGCAGGCGAGCTGCTCAAGAAGACCACCGGTGCGCCCATGCTGCACGTGCCCTACAAGGGCAACGCAGCCGCGATGACCGACGTGATGGCCGGCACGCTCACCTTCATGTTCGATGCCATCAGCACCGGCGCAGCCGCTGCTGCGGGCAAACGCGTCGTGCCAGTGGCCGTGACCTCGGCCAAGCGCCACCCGCTGTTGCCCAACGTGCCCACCATGGCCGAAGCCGGCATTGCGAACTTCGTCGTCGGCAGCTTCTACGCACTCGAAGGCCCGCCCGGCCTGCCGGCGAACATCGTGCAGACCTTGAACACCGCGCTGCGCGACGTGCTGGCCGATCCGGACGTGCAAAAGCGCATGGTCGACGCGGGCTATGAGGTCACGCCCTCTTCCGCCGATGAACTTGCGGCGAAAGTAAAAGCCGAACATGCGCGCTGGGGTGAGGTGGCCAAAGGGCTCACGTTCGAATAA
- a CDS encoding aldo/keto reductase, protein MKYKTVGRTGLKVSSLCLGTMLFPNDPQASRAIFAKSLDAGINFFDCANSYGGGGKSEELLGDCIAEHRCRDEIVLISKVCRPMGAHVNNQGLSRWHILREAEASLKRLKTDRIDFYFAHHYDPLTPIDETLRAFDDLQRQGKILYPAVSNWSAWRIAKALGISARESLARFELIQPMYNLVKRQAEHELFPLAESEQMGAVVFSPLASGLLTGLYGVNRSPDQGRLLQARYAERYSDSANFEIADRFTAFAQERGVAPATLAVAWAMSHPAVTAPIIGPDNVEQLQGYLDAAALDMSPSLRDEITALAIPFEYGVERTVD, encoded by the coding sequence ATGAAATACAAGACCGTCGGCCGCACCGGCCTGAAGGTGTCCAGCCTGTGTTTGGGCACCATGTTGTTCCCGAACGATCCGCAGGCTTCGCGCGCCATCTTCGCCAAGAGCCTTGACGCCGGCATCAACTTCTTCGACTGCGCCAACTCCTATGGCGGCGGTGGCAAGTCCGAGGAGCTGCTGGGCGACTGCATCGCCGAGCACAGGTGCCGCGACGAGATCGTGCTGATCTCCAAGGTGTGCCGCCCGATGGGCGCACATGTGAACAACCAGGGCCTCTCGCGCTGGCACATCCTGCGCGAGGCCGAGGCCAGCTTGAAGCGCCTGAAGACCGACCGCATCGACTTCTATTTCGCGCACCACTACGACCCGCTCACGCCGATCGACGAAACGCTGCGCGCCTTCGACGACCTGCAGCGCCAGGGCAAGATCCTCTACCCGGCCGTGAGCAACTGGTCGGCGTGGCGCATTGCCAAGGCGCTGGGCATCTCGGCCAGGGAGTCGCTCGCGCGCTTCGAGCTGATCCAGCCCATGTACAACCTGGTCAAGCGGCAGGCCGAGCACGAGTTGTTTCCGCTGGCCGAGTCCGAGCAAATGGGTGCCGTGGTGTTCAGCCCACTGGCCAGCGGTCTGCTCACCGGCCTGTACGGCGTGAACCGCAGCCCCGACCAGGGCCGCCTGCTGCAGGCGCGCTATGCCGAACGTTATTCGGACAGCGCCAACTTCGAAATCGCCGACCGCTTCACCGCCTTCGCACAAGAGCGTGGCGTCGCGCCCGCCACGCTGGCCGTGGCCTGGGCCATGTCGCATCCGGCGGTGACAGCCCCCATCATCGGCCCCGACAACGTGGAGCAGTTGCAGGGCTATCTCGATGCCGCTGCGCTGGACATGAGCCCTTCGCTGCGCGACGAGATCACCGCGCTGGCCATTCCCTTTGAGTACGGTGTCGAACGCACCGTCGATTGA
- a CDS encoding aldehyde dehydrogenase family protein, with the protein MTATRIELLINQRDAPGASYLDVIDPGRTADVVGQVAQANAAQVDEAVQAAHAAFHGWSRTPLSERIALLKTAADLLDAEGPQVAELMALESGMLIGTNKAEVGMAANIVRDNADLATDFLQPYQVEDANSWVSVEKRPMGVIAGIVSWNAPVILTMRKLAPALVCGNTIVIKPSPTAAMGISLLLKKMAALFPPGVINVVHGGAEVGNALTTHPLVRKVSFTGGGKVASSIMRAAAKSMKDVQFELGGNDPAIVLDDADLDDLMPKLVGGIFRRSGQFCFAVKRVYVPEALYDTFFERLCAEVNKFKVGHPLNPQATFGPMNNPAQWQFIQDLIARTRAAGAEVIELGEVLDPASWNDGYYLRPAVVKHADPDLEVVLTEQFGPVIPVVAYRSEDDVIRMANQTELGLGSSVWSRDTTRALAVARQLEAGMTFINQAGTSRLGQKNIPFGGVKQSGIGRESSVVGLAEYVEYHGINVHK; encoded by the coding sequence ATGACCGCTACACGCATCGAATTGCTGATCAACCAACGTGACGCGCCCGGCGCGTCCTACCTGGACGTGATCGATCCCGGCCGAACCGCAGACGTCGTCGGCCAGGTTGCCCAGGCCAATGCCGCGCAGGTGGACGAGGCCGTGCAGGCCGCGCACGCCGCTTTCCACGGCTGGAGCCGCACACCCTTGTCCGAACGCATCGCCCTGTTGAAGACAGCGGCCGATCTGCTCGACGCCGAAGGCCCTCAGGTGGCCGAGCTGATGGCGCTGGAGTCGGGCATGCTGATCGGCACCAACAAAGCCGAGGTCGGCATGGCGGCCAACATCGTGCGCGACAACGCCGATCTCGCCACCGATTTTCTGCAGCCTTACCAGGTCGAAGACGCCAACAGCTGGGTCAGCGTGGAGAAGCGGCCGATGGGCGTGATCGCGGGCATCGTCTCGTGGAACGCACCGGTCATCCTCACCATGCGCAAGCTCGCGCCCGCGCTGGTGTGCGGCAATACCATCGTCATCAAACCCTCGCCCACGGCGGCCATGGGCATCTCGCTGTTGCTCAAGAAGATGGCCGCGCTGTTCCCCCCGGGCGTGATCAACGTGGTGCACGGCGGTGCAGAAGTGGGCAACGCGCTCACGACGCACCCGCTGGTGCGCAAGGTTTCGTTCACCGGCGGCGGCAAGGTGGCCAGCAGCATCATGCGGGCTGCGGCCAAGTCCATGAAGGACGTGCAGTTCGAGCTCGGCGGCAACGACCCGGCCATCGTGCTGGACGACGCCGATCTCGACGATCTCATGCCCAAGCTGGTGGGTGGCATCTTCCGCCGCTCGGGCCAGTTCTGCTTCGCGGTCAAACGTGTCTATGTGCCCGAAGCGCTGTACGACACGTTCTTCGAGCGCCTGTGCGCCGAGGTGAACAAGTTCAAGGTGGGCCACCCCTTGAACCCACAGGCCACCTTCGGCCCGATGAACAACCCTGCGCAGTGGCAGTTCATCCAGGACCTGATCGCGCGCACGCGCGCCGCAGGTGCCGAGGTGATCGAACTGGGCGAAGTGCTCGACCCTGCCAGTTGGAACGATGGCTACTACCTGCGCCCGGCCGTGGTCAAGCATGCCGACCCCGACCTTGAAGTCGTGCTCACCGAACAGTTCGGGCCGGTGATTCCGGTGGTGGCTTACCGCAGCGAAGACGATGTGATCCGCATGGCCAATCAAACCGAGTTGGGCCTGGGCTCCAGCGTCTGGTCGCGCGACACCACGCGCGCGTTGGCCGTGGCGCGCCAGCTCGAAGCGGGCATGACCTTCATCAACCAGGCCGGCACCTCGCGCCTGGGCCAGAAGAACATTCCGTTCGGTGGCGTCAAGCAAAGCGGCATCGGCCGCGAAAGCTCCGTGGTGGGCTTGGCCGAGTACGTGGAGTACCACGGCATCAACGTCCACAAGTAA
- the ahpF gene encoding alkyl hydroperoxide reductase subunit F: MLDDNLKAQLGAYLERVTQPFEIVASLSDSENSREMRDLLQTIQGLRSDKITVKTDGQDGRKPSFTLQRAGSDTSLRFAGLPLGHEFTSLVLALLWTGGHPPKVEPDVIEQIQALDGDFNFEVYMSLTCHNCPDVVQALSLMAILNPKVKTTVIEGGAFQNEVTEREIMAVPIVFLNGKEFGSGRMTVEEIVAKLDVNADAREAAKLDAKEPYDVLIVGGGPAGAAAAVYAARKGIRVGVAAERFGGQVNDTMGIENYPSVIETNGPAFAAALEAQVRHYDVEIMNLQTAAKLIPASEPNGLVQVQMTHGGTLSARSVILSTGARWRNVNVPGEAEYKNKGVAYCPHCDGPLFKGKRVAVIGGGNSGVEAAIDLAGIVKHVTLVEFADALKADAVLVSKLKSLPNVDIHVNAQTTEITGAEGKVNGLSFKDRVSGEQHHVELEGVFVQIGLVPNTEFLKGTVALSRFGEIEIDAKGHTNVDGVFAAGDCTTVPYKQIVVAAGAGSTAALSAFDYLIRQPVVAPAEAVAA; encoded by the coding sequence ATGTTGGACGACAACCTCAAGGCACAACTCGGCGCGTATCTCGAGCGCGTGACACAACCCTTCGAGATCGTCGCCTCCCTGAGCGACTCTGAGAACTCCCGGGAAATGCGCGATCTGCTGCAGACCATCCAGGGCCTGCGCAGCGACAAGATCACCGTCAAGACCGACGGGCAGGACGGGCGCAAGCCGTCCTTCACCCTGCAGCGCGCGGGCAGCGACACATCGCTGCGCTTTGCCGGTCTGCCGCTGGGCCACGAGTTCACCTCCTTGGTGCTGGCGCTGCTGTGGACCGGTGGTCACCCGCCCAAGGTCGAGCCGGATGTGATCGAACAGATCCAGGCGCTGGACGGTGACTTCAACTTCGAGGTCTACATGTCCCTGACTTGCCACAACTGCCCGGACGTGGTGCAGGCGCTGAGCCTGATGGCGATCCTGAACCCCAAGGTCAAGACCACGGTCATCGAAGGCGGTGCGTTCCAGAACGAAGTGACCGAGCGGGAGATCATGGCTGTGCCGATCGTCTTCCTCAACGGCAAGGAGTTCGGTTCGGGCCGCATGACGGTGGAGGAGATCGTCGCCAAGCTCGACGTGAACGCCGATGCCCGCGAGGCTGCCAAGCTCGATGCCAAGGAACCGTACGACGTGCTCATCGTCGGCGGTGGCCCGGCCGGCGCGGCAGCGGCGGTGTACGCGGCGCGCAAGGGCATTCGCGTGGGCGTGGCGGCCGAGCGCTTCGGTGGCCAGGTCAACGACACCATGGGCATCGAAAACTACCCCAGCGTCATCGAGACCAACGGCCCGGCGTTCGCCGCGGCGCTCGAAGCACAGGTGCGCCACTACGACGTGGAGATCATGAACCTCCAGACCGCGGCCAAGCTCATTCCCGCGAGCGAACCCAACGGCCTGGTGCAAGTGCAGATGACCCACGGCGGCACCCTGAGTGCGCGCAGCGTGATCCTGTCCACCGGTGCGCGCTGGCGCAACGTGAACGTGCCCGGCGAGGCCGAGTACAAGAACAAGGGCGTGGCCTACTGCCCGCACTGCGATGGCCCGTTGTTCAAGGGCAAGCGCGTGGCGGTGATCGGTGGTGGCAACTCGGGCGTTGAAGCAGCCATCGACTTGGCCGGCATCGTGAAGCACGTGACGCTGGTCGAGTTCGCCGATGCGCTCAAGGCCGACGCGGTGCTGGTGAGCAAGCTCAAGAGCCTGCCCAACGTGGACATCCACGTGAACGCGCAGACCACCGAGATCACCGGAGCCGAGGGCAAAGTCAATGGTCTGAGCTTCAAGGACCGCGTGAGCGGCGAGCAGCACCACGTCGAACTCGAAGGTGTGTTCGTGCAGATCGGCCTGGTGCCCAACACCGAATTCCTCAAAGGCACGGTGGCGTTGAGCCGCTTTGGCGAGATCGAGATCGATGCCAAGGGCCACACGAATGTGGATGGCGTGTTTGCGGCGGGTGACTGCACGACGGTTCCGTACAAGCAGATCGTGGTGGCCGCGGGTGCGGGTTCGACGGCGGCGCTCAGCGCGTTCGATTACCTGATCCGCCAGCCGGTGGTGGCGCCGGCCGAAGCTGTTGCCGCCTGA
- the ahpC gene encoding alkyl hydroperoxide reductase subunit C — MSLINTTVLPFKTTAFKQGKFVDITEKDLQGKWSVLIFMPAAFTFNCPTEVEDAADNYAEFQKLGAEVYIVTTDTHFSHKVWHETSPAVGKSQFFLVGDPTHQLTKNFDVHIDEEGLALRGTFIIDPKGTIKTLEIHSNEIARDVKETLRKLKAAQYTAAHPGEVCPAKWNEGAKTIAPSLDLVGKI; from the coding sequence ATGTCCCTGATCAACACCACCGTTTTGCCTTTCAAGACCACGGCCTTCAAGCAAGGCAAGTTCGTTGACATCACCGAGAAAGACCTGCAAGGCAAGTGGTCGGTTCTGATCTTCATGCCGGCGGCTTTCACCTTCAACTGCCCGACCGAAGTAGAAGACGCGGCCGACAACTACGCCGAGTTCCAGAAGCTGGGTGCCGAGGTCTACATCGTCACGACCGACACGCACTTCTCGCACAAGGTGTGGCACGAAACCTCGCCCGCCGTGGGCAAGTCCCAGTTCTTCCTGGTGGGCGACCCGACGCACCAACTGACCAAGAACTTCGACGTGCACATCGACGAAGAAGGCCTGGCGCTGCGCGGCACCTTCATCATCGATCCGAAGGGCACGATCAAGACGCTGGAAATCCACTCCAACGAAATCGCCCGTGACGTGAAGGAAACGCTGCGCAAGCTCAAGGCTGCCCAGTACACCGCCGCTCACCCTGGTGAAGTCTGCCCCGCCAAGTGGAACGAAGGCGCCAAGACCATTGCGCCTTCGCTGGACCTGGTCGGCAAGATCTGA
- a CDS encoding TonB-dependent receptor domain-containing protein has protein sequence MSQAHPSPTVRRGVTSATRFPLRATAVACGLFLLGAAAQAQQAETTLPEVVVSASGFEQKITDAPASISVITQEELAKKPYLTLLDAVRDVEGVDVGETRDKTGQGTISMRGMGSDYTLILVDGKRQNNHGDIYPNNFGGNQFGHVPPMDAIERIEVIRGPASTLYGADAMGGVINIITKKVAHKWSASVTHGRTFETDDAYGNDRTTDFYLSGPLVEGKIGLTLRGSVYNRDASNPRYASVADPAGFVWDRSLGFGGGGKTVDNENKALGARLSWALTDRQTVYFDVDTSRQTYDNTPRINDAGVAEYPVGTVDDYAAMLRLGTGANNGRVEPRAGYAPQQEFTRDTFSVTHEGKWSIGKSTVSLSHIATNNNGRTLPFNVAERQSLQTLWNTACVSAGGTVGGSGYCPTTGTGFNNNQSEAQKLAFMQANLSPAEYAALLAYLPRPKRTMESRQWTLDGKLDIPLGNHMVVVGAQAIRGELEDGVFGMEAGTPGGVQKHNMISVFAEDSWNIVPPFVLTSGLRYDHHNVFGNHVSPRLYGVYTINPSWTVKGGAATGFKTPKTTQLYDGVTGFGGQGVSPMFGNPNLKPETSLSNEIAVYWQHPRGHSFNATYFHNAFDDKIASQPCGPGEAQACNTTGDFGSIGYGPSASRSTNIDKVVIQGVELAGRWQIARHWGLRGNYTYTDSQQKSGTERGLPLGNTAKHMFNASVDWQASDKLSFLLSMQAFQDRFDKLHPITNQRVNFKDYHVFNLGASYQISKNVTLNGRINNLFDRNFTSYRAEFRDLDGNGNFQGTNEALFFDDYNNKEKARSFWVSLNVRF, from the coding sequence ATGTCGCAAGCACATCCCTCGCCGACCGTCCGGCGCGGCGTCACCTCGGCCACCCGTTTCCCGCTGCGCGCCACGGCCGTGGCCTGCGGGCTCTTCCTTTTGGGCGCTGCCGCTCAGGCGCAACAGGCCGAAACCACCTTGCCCGAAGTCGTCGTGTCGGCCTCGGGCTTCGAGCAGAAGATCACCGATGCGCCGGCTTCCATTTCGGTCATCACGCAGGAAGAACTGGCGAAGAAGCCCTATCTGACGCTGCTGGACGCGGTGCGCGACGTCGAAGGCGTGGACGTCGGCGAGACCCGCGACAAGACCGGCCAGGGCACGATCTCCATGCGCGGCATGGGCTCGGACTACACCCTCATCCTGGTCGACGGCAAACGCCAGAACAACCACGGCGACATCTACCCGAACAACTTCGGTGGCAACCAGTTCGGCCACGTACCACCGATGGACGCCATCGAGCGCATCGAAGTCATCCGCGGCCCGGCCTCCACGCTCTACGGCGCCGACGCCATGGGCGGGGTGATCAACATCATCACCAAGAAGGTCGCCCACAAATGGAGCGCCTCCGTCACGCACGGCCGCACCTTCGAGACCGATGACGCCTACGGCAACGACCGCACCACCGACTTTTATCTCTCCGGCCCGCTCGTGGAGGGGAAGATCGGCCTGACCCTGCGCGGCAGCGTGTACAACCGCGACGCCTCCAACCCGCGCTACGCCTCGGTGGCCGATCCGGCCGGGTTCGTGTGGGACCGCTCACTGGGCTTTGGCGGCGGCGGCAAGACCGTGGACAATGAAAACAAGGCCCTGGGTGCGCGGCTGTCCTGGGCACTCACGGACAGGCAGACGGTGTATTTCGACGTCGACACCTCGCGCCAGACCTACGACAACACGCCCCGCATCAACGACGCCGGCGTGGCCGAATACCCGGTCGGCACGGTGGACGACTACGCCGCCATGCTGCGGCTGGGCACGGGCGCCAACAACGGCCGCGTGGAGCCACGGGCTGGCTATGCCCCCCAGCAGGAATTCACGCGCGACACCTTCTCGGTCACGCACGAAGGCAAGTGGAGCATCGGCAAGAGCACGGTCTCGCTCTCGCACATCGCCACCAACAACAACGGCCGCACCCTGCCCTTCAACGTGGCCGAACGCCAGAGCCTGCAAACGCTGTGGAACACCGCCTGCGTGAGCGCGGGTGGCACCGTGGGCGGCTCGGGCTATTGCCCGACGACGGGCACCGGCTTCAACAACAACCAGTCCGAAGCCCAGAAGCTGGCCTTCATGCAGGCCAACCTGTCGCCGGCCGAGTACGCCGCGCTGCTGGCCTACCTGCCGCGCCCCAAGCGCACGATGGAGAGCCGCCAATGGACCCTCGACGGCAAGCTGGACATCCCGCTGGGCAACCACATGGTGGTCGTCGGCGCCCAGGCCATCCGCGGTGAGCTGGAAGACGGCGTGTTCGGCATGGAGGCCGGAACACCGGGCGGCGTGCAGAAGCACAACATGATCTCCGTCTTTGCGGAAGACAGCTGGAACATCGTGCCTCCCTTCGTGCTCACCAGCGGCCTGCGCTACGACCACCACAACGTGTTCGGCAACCACGTGAGCCCGCGCCTGTACGGCGTGTACACGATCAACCCGAGCTGGACCGTCAAGGGTGGCGCGGCCACCGGCTTCAAGACGCCCAAGACCACCCAGCTGTACGACGGCGTGACCGGCTTCGGCGGCCAGGGCGTGAGTCCCATGTTCGGCAACCCGAACCTCAAGCCCGAGACCAGCCTGAGCAATGAAATCGCGGTGTACTGGCAGCATCCCCGCGGCCACAGCTTCAACGCCACATACTTCCACAACGCCTTCGACGACAAGATCGCCAGCCAGCCCTGCGGCCCTGGCGAGGCTCAGGCCTGCAACACCACGGGCGACTTTGGCTCGATCGGATATGGCCCCAGCGCCAGCCGCTCGACCAACATCGACAAGGTGGTGATCCAGGGCGTGGAGCTCGCCGGCCGCTGGCAGATCGCCCGCCACTGGGGCCTGCGCGGCAACTACACCTACACGGACAGCCAGCAGAAGAGCGGCACGGAACGCGGCCTGCCCCTGGGCAACACCGCCAAGCACATGTTCAACGCCTCGGTGGACTGGCAAGCCAGCGACAAGCTGAGCTTCCTGCTGAGCATGCAGGCCTTCCAGGACCGGTTCGACAAGCTGCACCCCATCACGAACCAGCGCGTGAACTTCAAGGACTACCACGTCTTCAACCTGGGCGCCTCGTACCAGATCAGCAAGAACGTGACCTTGAACGGCCGCATCAACAACCTGTTCGACCGCAACTTCACCAGCTACCGCGCCGAATTCCGCGACCTCGACGGCAACGGCAATTTCCAGGGCACCAACGAAGCCCTGTTCTTCGACGACTACAACAACAAGGAAAAGGCCCGCAGTTTCTGGGTCAGCCTGAACGTGCGTTTCTGA